One genomic segment of Ignavibacteria bacterium includes these proteins:
- a CDS encoding 2-(1,2-epoxy-1,2-dihydrophenyl)acetyl-CoA isomerase has translation MFSTVLYEIIDGVCIITFNRPEVYNAFNEQMKKDLMNALKEAEKDTAICCLVIRGAGEKAFCSGQDLKEYGARQRSLKESLENSYNPIVKKIRTMEKPIIAMINGVAAGAGCSIALACDMRIMSENAKMIEVFIRIGLVPDSGSHWFLPRLVGIAKAFEYAATGRDITAEEAARFGLVNKVVPGERLEVETMQLAKQLAKAPTKSIGYIKRTLNKALTSSLEELLEYEAIVQQLASETSDHKEGVHAFLEKREARFIGK, from the coding sequence ATGTTTTCCACGGTATTGTATGAAATCATTGATGGGGTATGTATTATTACGTTCAATCGTCCGGAAGTATATAATGCGTTCAACGAACAAATGAAAAAAGACTTAATGAACGCATTAAAGGAAGCGGAAAAAGATACGGCGATTTGTTGTCTTGTTATTCGCGGCGCTGGCGAAAAAGCATTTTGTTCGGGACAAGATTTAAAAGAATACGGAGCGCGGCAACGGTCGTTGAAGGAGTCATTGGAGAACAGTTACAATCCGATAGTAAAAAAAATTCGTACAATGGAAAAACCGATTATCGCAATGATAAACGGAGTTGCAGCCGGAGCAGGATGTTCAATAGCGCTCGCGTGCGATATGAGAATTATGTCGGAGAATGCAAAAATGATAGAAGTGTTCATTCGTATTGGGCTTGTTCCCGATTCGGGTTCCCATTGGTTTTTACCGCGTCTTGTTGGAATTGCCAAAGCGTTTGAATATGCGGCAACTGGTCGAGATATCACTGCGGAAGAAGCGGCACGGTTTGGACTTGTCAATAAAGTAGTTCCAGGGGAACGCTTGGAAGTAGAAACAATGCAACTTGCAAAACAACTAGCAAAAGCGCCGACAAAATCCATTGGTTATATAAAACGAACGTTGAACAAAGCGTTGACGAGTTCACTTGAAGAATTACTCGAATATGAAGCCATCGTCCAACAACTTGCGTCAGAAACTTCTGACCACAAAGAAGGCGTGCATGCGTTTTTAGAAAAACGCGAAGCGCGGTTCATCGGAAAGTGA